In a genomic window of Gossypium arboreum isolate Shixiya-1 chromosome 7, ASM2569848v2, whole genome shotgun sequence:
- the LOC108487449 gene encoding MLP-like protein 28 codes for MAQLKKMDCEIVIKTPADKFYNTFRTKSHLIPKMSNGLMIDGKLLQGDWNTVGCVRLWSYVSEGKSEMVKEILENVDDENKTMVFKVVEGQILNYYKSWRSIFNITPMGEGSLVKWTMEFEKQNENIPDPDKYISYMMCLTKNIDAYLLNA; via the exons ATGGCTCAACTTAAGAAGATGGATTGCGAAATAGTGATCAAGACACCAGCTGATAAGTTCTACAATACCTTCAGGACCAAATCCCATTTGATACCAAAGATGTCCAACGGATTAATGATAGATGGCAAACTTCTTCAAGGTGATTGGAATACTGTCGGCTGTGTCAGGCTTTGGTCTTATGTTTCCGAAG GTAAGTCTGAGATGGTTAAAGAGATACTTGAGAACGTTGACGACGAAAACAAGACGATGGTTTTCAAAGTGGTGGAGGGTCAAATCTTGAACTATTATAAGAGTTGGAGGAGCATCTTTAACATCACGCCCATGGGTGAGGGGAGCTTGGTGAAATGGACTATGGAATTCGAAAAGCAAAACGAGAACATCCCTGATCCGGACAAGTACATCAGCTACATGATGTGCTTGACCAAGAATATCGATGCTTATCTTCTTAATGCCTAA